In Geminocystis sp. NIES-3708, a single window of DNA contains:
- a CDS encoding prevent-host-death protein: MSTLKSYTSRQTRNQDRELFDKTQIESILITKQKRISHVIILAETYQQLIAKLRKLEDLNLGKTAETIKKNYSMIESKKFTAILGKIANDYTRLITISII; encoded by the coding sequence TTGTCAACACTAAAAAGTTATACATCAAGGCAAACTCGTAATCAAGACAGGGAATTATTTGATAAAACACAAATTGAATCAATATTAATTACAAAGCAAAAAAGAATAAGTCATGTTATCATTCTAGCCGAAACCTATCAACAATTAATTGCGAAATTACGAAAATTAGAGGACTTAAATTTAGGTAAGACAGCAGAAACAATCAAAAAAAATTATTCAATGATAGAAAGTAAAAAATTTACTGCTATTTTAGGGAAAATTGCCAATGACTATACTCGATTAATTACAATTAGTATTATTTAA
- a CDS encoding DUF309 domain-containing protein gives MNNELFTKGIEEFNQQQFYACHDTLEEIWMDSIEPDKTFYQGILQIAVGCYHLSNNNWRGAVILLGEGSKKLREYEPDYFNIDVSNLLENSYNLLTALQQINPDSATEFYQKLISNQLQNNLILPYIKMIN, from the coding sequence ATGAATAATGAACTTTTCACAAAAGGAATAGAGGAATTTAATCAACAACAATTTTATGCTTGTCATGATACTCTTGAAGAAATTTGGATGGATTCAATCGAACCTGATAAGACATTCTATCAGGGAATTTTACAAATAGCAGTAGGTTGTTATCATCTTAGTAATAATAATTGGCGAGGAGCAGTTATTTTATTAGGAGAAGGTAGTAAAAAATTGCGAGAATATGAGCCTGATTATTTTAATATTGATGTTAGTAACCTACTCGAAAATAGTTATAATTTATTGACTGCTTTACAACAAATAAATCCAGATTCAGCAACTGAATTTTATCAAAAATTAATTAGTAATCAACTGCAAAATAATTTAATTTTACCATATATTAAGATGATAAATTAG